CGATAAAATTAATGTTCCGGCATATTGATGAAGCTGTAATGCTGACATATCTGATGTTGAGAAGGGGATATTAAATCTTTCAGATAAATTGTAGGATGTATAAACACAAATCGCCATTGCAATTACTAAAATCCAGTGGAAAGCACGAGTTGGGAAATCCCATACTTTAATCATCTTATTTCCTTTTAAAGTTTTCAAACGGTGTACTGGTAATTATCTAATACTGACCTTAAGAATTTCTTAAAGAGTACAAGAGGTTATTAAATTTATGACAATTATAGTGGAGTCTTTTTAAAAATCGATTATTACTATAATAATTACTGATTAATAGGGATATTAATTAGTAGGTCTATAGGTAATTTCAAAACCTTCTTTGGCGAGATATTTTCTAACAACAGGATCGCTTGGCATCGGCACTTTTTCTGCACTCATAATTGCTACAAAGACACTATTATCAAATTCTTCATTGCCACTCTCCTTGATGATGATAGGCATACCAATGATTGTGCCATCTTCTTTGACTTTAAATTGAATCGTGGTGCTTAAGCCATAACTTCCTGGTGGGGTAATCCATAAAGCATAAAGATAAGCGTGTACTTGGGAGAAATATTCACTATTTAGAGCGGCTGCAATTCGCGATTCTTCCTCGGTTTTTTTTGCTTCAGCCGCTTTACGATCAGCTTCCTTTTTTTCAGCAGCAAGACGTTCTTTTTCAATCCTCTCTTTTTCTAAACGCTCTTTCTCAGACTTTTCTTGTGCTAGCTTCTCTTCTGCTGCTTTTTGTTCAGCGGCTTTTTTCTCAGCAGCTTTGCGTTCAGCCTCTGCTTTTTCTTGTGTGGCTTTCTCTTCTGCTTGTTTTTTCTCGGTAGCAATACGTTCTTGTTCAATTTTTTCTTGTGCAAGTTTCTCTTGAGCTCTTTTTTCTGCCGCCGCTTTTTCTGCTGCAACTTTCTCAGCTTCCTGTTTCTCTGCAGCTTTTTGCTCTGCTATAATTCGCTCTTGCTCAGCCTTTTCTCGTACAAGCTTCTCTTGCGCTGCTTTTTCAGCAGCTTTACGCTCAGCTTCTGCTTTTTCTCTCGCAGCTTTTTCTCGGGCCGCTTTCTCCGCGGCGATACGTGCTTCTTCTAGACGTTTTTCTTCAGCAAGACGGTTGAGTTCATTTTCAACTTCTTTGGTATCAATGCGTTCAGATTTCGCGATTTTATTTTCATCGCTAATTTTTGCCGCATTCTCATTGAGTGCGGCTTGTTGAATTTTTTGATAAGAAGTAAAGGAGAAGTAGCCAATACCGATAATAACAAGTGCGGTTAAAAGGCCGCTACTGATATTAATCCATCTATCTTGTGTCTCACGTTTCATGATTTATGCATTCCTCTGTTTCAAGAGAAAGTAAGATGACCCCACGAAGATTACTCTTCAAACGGGATTGTCATAAGTTGTACATTTTTCTGGGTAACACGTTGCAATAAGCTCATCGCATCAATGATCTTGCCATAAGGTGCTTTTTGATCCCCTTTAACGAGTGCTTGCATCTGTTCATTCTCGGAAAAAAGTGTGCTTGCTTGTCGTAAAATCTCATCTTCAGGGAGTGCGATATTAGGATTATCTGCAAGGTTAAAGAAGAAGCTTCCTGAGGCATCTACTGAAATAACCATCATCTCATCACCTTCGATAGCAACCGCTTGGCTGCTATCCATTTGAGGAGGTTCAACATCAATTCCGACAGAGATGGTAGTTGCTGTCACCATAAAGATCGTTAAAAGAACGAACATGACATCAACATAAGGAACTATGTTCATGTCCGAGTTGAGTTTATTGGCGCGTTTACGTCGTCTCATATTATTGATTCCATCTATAATCGCTGATATTTATGCGGTAGCTTGTATGTTTTTTTGAGTCAGTTGCACATATTGGCGTGCTAGGATATTGGCAAACTCATCAATAAAGCTATCGTAACGGGTCATCATTGTATTGATATCATTGCTAAATTTGTTATAAGCCATAACTGCCGGAATCGCAGCAAGAAGACCGATTGCCGTTGCAATAAGTGCCTCAGAGATTCCTGGTGCTACTTGAGAAAGCGTCACTTGTTTGACAGTCCCTAGTGCGCTAAATGAGTTCATAACGCCGATCACGGTTCCTAAAAGACCAATATAAGGTGCAACAGAACCAATCGTTGCCAGCCATGAGAGGAATTTTTGAATACTCGTTTCTTCACGCTGAGTTTCTGCAAACATGGCACTTTTTACACTTGAAACAATAAATTCAGGGTCATAATTAGCATAACTTCTCAAACGGCTAAATTCTTGAAATCCTGAGAGAAAGACTTTCTCTAAATCTGAGCAGTTTTTCCCTTTTTTGGTAGCTTCAGTGGCGAGTTGATTAATATCAGCACCCGACCAAAAGAGTCTTTCAAACTGGTTAATACGATATTTTGCGAGCTTAATGGAGATATATTTTTTCCAGATTAAGAAAATTGCCACAATTAGCATGATCGCTAAGATGAGCATAATGATTTTAACGGGAAAACTAGCACTTAAAATAAGGTGCCAAAATTGTAAGTCAGAGGACATCTCAGAGCTCCTGATTTAAAAGAAATTGGGAAGAGGTTTAGGACGTCTAGTATTGACGTCTAGAGTGACGATTTCTACGTTTCCACGTGTTAATACTTCATCACCTCGTAAGATATTTTGTTCAAAAATAGCCCGCGTTCTACTGCGTTCAATAATTCTTGATTGTATAACCAAATCATCACAAAGATGAGCTGGCTGGCGGTATTCAATATCAAGCTTGCGAACCACAAACATTTCAAGATGGGTCTGTGCATGAGTATTGAGATTGATGCCTTTTGCTAGCAACCACTCTGTTCGAGCTCGCTCCATAAAATTGAGATAGGTTGAATGATACACAATGCCACCAGCATCGGTATCCTCGTAATAGACGCGGATTGGTAATTCAAAGATTTCAGCTTTTGGTACCATAACGACTAACAATGACCTTTTGAGAGTAAATTAAATAGGGACATTTTACATGATATTGTGATAAATTTCGCCGTTAATATTATGTTTTGTGAAGCTTGGGTGATTTCCTTAAGCATTTAACTGTTTGAAAAACTGAAGGAGTGGTTGAGGTAGAGGGTTATTAAATAAGAATGATTCTCCAAAAAGAGTGAAGCTTAATTGTGTTGCGTGAAGACAAAGTCGGTTAACGCCGGAAGAATCTTCAGTATGATAGATTCTATCACCAAGTAAGGGGTAGCCATTTGCAGCGCTATGCACACGAATTTGATGAGTTCTTCCCGTTTTTAAAATGGCTTGTAATAGGGACGCCTTTGCGCCATTTTCTAGCAGCGTAAAATGTGTTTCAGCGCTTTTCCCTGTGGGGGAAATGATCACATATCTCTCCCCATTAACACGATTTTCTGTATCAAGAGGATCTAATATAATGGTTGTTTTCTCAGGGAAGCTTT
The nucleotide sequence above comes from Ignatzschineria rhizosphaerae. Encoded proteins:
- the tolA gene encoding cell envelope integrity protein TolA: MKRETQDRWINISSGLLTALVIIGIGYFSFTSYQKIQQAALNENAAKISDENKIAKSERIDTKEVENELNRLAEEKRLEEARIAAEKAAREKAAREKAEAERKAAEKAAQEKLVREKAEQERIIAEQKAAEKQEAEKVAAEKAAAEKRAQEKLAQEKIEQERIATEKKQAEEKATQEKAEAERKAAEKKAAEQKAAEEKLAQEKSEKERLEKERIEKERLAAEKKEADRKAAEAKKTEEESRIAAALNSEYFSQVHAYLYALWITPPGSYGLSTTIQFKVKEDGTIIGMPIIIKESGNEEFDNSVFVAIMSAEKVPMPSDPVVRKYLAKEGFEITYRPTN
- a CDS encoding biopolymer transporter ExbD — its product is MRRRKRANKLNSDMNIVPYVDVMFVLLTIFMVTATTISVGIDVEPPQMDSSQAVAIEGDEMMVISVDASGSFFFNLADNPNIALPEDEILRQASTLFSENEQMQALVKGDQKAPYGKIIDAMSLLQRVTQKNVQLMTIPFEE
- the tolQ gene encoding protein TolQ, yielding MSSDLQFWHLILSASFPVKIIMLILAIMLIVAIFLIWKKYISIKLAKYRINQFERLFWSGADINQLATEATKKGKNCSDLEKVFLSGFQEFSRLRSYANYDPEFIVSSVKSAMFAETQREETSIQKFLSWLATIGSVAPYIGLLGTVIGVMNSFSALGTVKQVTLSQVAPGISEALIATAIGLLAAIPAVMAYNKFSNDINTMMTRYDSFIDEFANILARQYVQLTQKNIQATA
- the ybgC gene encoding tol-pal system-associated acyl-CoA thioesterase, whose translation is MVPKAEIFELPIRVYYEDTDAGGIVYHSTYLNFMERARTEWLLAKGINLNTHAQTHLEMFVVRKLDIEYRQPAHLCDDLVIQSRIIERSRTRAIFEQNILRGDEVLTRGNVEIVTLDVNTRRPKPLPNFF